A region of Campylobacter suis DNA encodes the following proteins:
- the iadA gene encoding beta-aspartyl-peptidase has product MLLLKNANLYTPKHIGKSDVLVGGGKILAIDKELNLNIADLKTYDLCGKVLTPGLIDMHVHITGGGGEAGYHSRTPEIKLSEIVKYGTTTLVGTLGTDGCTRSLENLYSKAKALEFEGISTFIHTGSYATPSVTFTQNITKDLVLIDKVIGVKIALSDNRSSYPSDDELIKILTQVRIGGTISKKGGVMHIHMGGLESKLDAVFRILKHTQFPVQYFSPTHCARTKDLFDEALKFQKMGGFIDITTGGSKFAPLHEVIAYGLENGLNLDMISMSSDGNGSVPKFNDKGELVGYGCASCKSNLDTLQNIVKDKVLDISKAISLMTCNPAKFLNLNFKGEIKVGYDADFAVFDENLNLYDVIAKGEFCVKDQDVVKKGFFE; this is encoded by the coding sequence ATGTTACTACTTAAAAATGCAAATCTCTACACTCCAAAACATATCGGCAAATCCGATGTTTTGGTGGGTGGAGGTAAAATTTTAGCAATCGATAAAGAGCTAAACCTTAACATAGCAGACCTTAAAACCTACGATCTTTGTGGTAAAGTCCTAACTCCAGGGCTTATTGACATGCATGTTCACATCACTGGCGGTGGCGGGGAGGCTGGCTATCACTCGCGCACTCCCGAGATAAAACTTAGCGAGATCGTAAAATACGGCACTACGACGCTTGTTGGGACACTTGGCACTGATGGATGTACAAGAAGTCTTGAAAATTTATACTCAAAGGCAAAGGCACTTGAATTTGAAGGCATTTCAACCTTTATCCACACTGGCTCTTACGCTACGCCAAGCGTTACTTTTACTCAAAATATTACCAAAGATTTAGTTCTTATAGATAAAGTTATCGGTGTTAAAATCGCCCTTTCTGACAATCGCAGCAGCTATCCAAGCGATGATGAGCTTATAAAAATTTTAACCCAGGTTCGCATAGGCGGTACGATCTCTAAAAAAGGTGGAGTCATGCACATTCATATGGGTGGTCTTGAAAGCAAGCTAGATGCAGTGTTTCGCATACTAAAACATACTCAATTTCCAGTGCAATACTTCTCGCCAACGCACTGCGCCCGCACAAAAGATCTCTTTGACGAGGCGTTAAAATTTCAAAAAATGGGTGGCTTTATAGACATCACAACTGGTGGAAGCAAGTTTGCACCACTACATGAAGTCATCGCTTATGGGCTTGAAAATGGCTTGAATTTAGATATGATCTCGATGAGTTCTGATGGTAATGGAAGTGTTCCAAAATTTAATGATAAAGGCGAGCTAGTAGGATATGGCTGTGCGTCGTGCAAGTCAAATTTAGACACCTTGCAAAACATTGTAAAAGATAAAGTTTTAGACATCTCTAAAGCCATCTCGCTTATGACATGTAACCCAGCTAAGTTTTTAAATCTTAATTTTAAAGGCGAGATAAAAGTGGGATATGATGCTGATTTTGCCGTGTTTGATGAGAATTTAAATTTATATGATGTTATCGCAAAAGGTGAGTTTTGCGTAAAAGATCAAGATGTCGTAAAGAAGGGCTTTTTTGAGTAA
- a CDS encoding DUF4198 domain-containing protein produces the protein MKINKTLCLLLAGSIVSVASAHDFWLVTNNDKDLNVKIGYGHEFPGFEEISEKRIKLFEQPFILDQKTGKKIELKQVGKNYNFEGKALTKGSYMAVGEYKPTFWSEKNDGKWDMHTDRTNGKDIKYCELAKMSAKRVINAGGVVDEIVTKPIGQTLEIVPLTNPANFAIDEFFGMQVLFKGEPLAGVDVGVISPYLENTHNNEQRAFWGKTNDKGRINIKLFKAGTYAISVLHKTPHADLKKCDEDVYESTFTFDIK, from the coding sequence ATGAAAATAAACAAAACACTTTGCCTGCTTTTAGCTGGTTCTATCGTCTCAGTTGCAAGCGCACACGATTTTTGGCTAGTCACAAATAATGACAAAGATTTAAATGTTAAAATAGGCTACGGACACGAATTCCCAGGCTTTGAAGAGATCTCAGAAAAACGCATAAAACTTTTTGAACAGCCATTTATACTTGATCAAAAAACTGGCAAAAAGATCGAACTCAAACAAGTTGGCAAAAACTACAACTTTGAAGGCAAAGCACTTACAAAAGGTTCATATATGGCAGTTGGCGAGTATAAGCCTACATTTTGGAGCGAAAAAAATGATGGCAAATGGGATATGCACACTGACCGCACAAATGGCAAAGATATTAAGTACTGCGAGTTAGCAAAAATGAGTGCGAAACGCGTTATAAATGCTGGTGGCGTTGTCGATGAGATAGTTACAAAACCAATCGGTCAAACCCTTGAGATAGTTCCACTAACCAACCCTGCAAATTTTGCTATAGATGAGTTTTTTGGTATGCAAGTTTTGTTTAAGGGCGAGCCTCTTGCTGGAGTTGATGTAGGCGTGATAAGTCCTTATCTTGAAAATACTCACAACAACGAGCAACGCGCCTTCTGGGGCAAAACAAACGATAAAGGTCGTATAAACATAAAGCTTTTTAAAGCTGGCACATACGCTATTAGCGTACTTCATAAAACCCCGCATGCTGATTTGAAAAAGTGCGATGAAGATGTTTATGAAAGTACATTTACATTTGATATAAAATAA
- the tsaD gene encoding tRNA (adenosine(37)-N6)-threonylcarbamoyltransferase complex transferase subunit TsaD: protein MILGIESSCDDSSVALINSKNLELIYHKKISQELEHSVYGGVVPELAARLHTQALPALLNDIKPYFKQIKAIAVTNEPGLSVSLISGVSMAKSLSIALDVPLIAVNHLVGHIYSLFLNSEISIPIGILLVSGGHTLVLNIDKDGCIEILAQTSDDSFGESFDKVAKMMGLGYPGGAIISHLAQSASDKEKFKFSIPLRGDKRLEYSFSGLKNAARLAIEAQGENLQANKANIAYAFEQTACAHIMDKLKLIFKEQNFKHFGVVGGASANPILRRNISELCKDFDCKLTLAPLEFCSDNALMIARAGREKFLRKETLNHKELDISPKSRNLKL, encoded by the coding sequence ATGATACTGGGCATAGAAAGCAGTTGTGATGATAGCTCTGTAGCGCTCATTAACAGCAAAAACCTAGAGCTTATATATCATAAAAAAATTTCACAAGAGCTTGAGCACTCGGTATATGGTGGCGTAGTCCCAGAGCTTGCAGCTAGACTTCACACGCAAGCACTCCCTGCTCTTTTAAATGATATAAAGCCATACTTTAAACAAATAAAAGCTATCGCCGTTACAAATGAGCCTGGACTTAGTGTTAGCTTAATTAGCGGTGTAAGCATGGCAAAATCTTTAAGCATAGCTCTAGATGTACCGCTTATCGCTGTTAATCACCTAGTTGGTCATATATACTCGCTATTTTTAAATAGTGAAATTTCGATTCCAATTGGCATTTTGCTAGTTAGTGGCGGACACACTTTAGTGCTAAATATCGACAAAGATGGCTGTATTGAAATTTTGGCTCAAACAAGTGATGATAGCTTTGGTGAAAGCTTTGATAAAGTGGCTAAAATGATGGGGCTTGGATATCCAGGTGGAGCGATTATAAGCCATCTAGCACAAAGTGCAAGCGATAAAGAGAAATTTAAATTTAGTATCCCACTTCGTGGCGATAAAAGGCTAGAATACAGCTTTTCAGGGCTTAAAAATGCAGCTAGGTTAGCCATAGAAGCGCAAGGTGAAAATTTGCAAGCTAATAAGGCAAACATAGCCTATGCTTTTGAGCAAACCGCCTGTGCTCATATAATGGATAAACTAAAACTCATCTTTAAAGAGCAAAATTTTAAACATTTTGGTGTAGTTGGAGGAGCTAGCGCTAATCCTATTTTACGCCGCAATATCAGCGAACTTTGCAAAGATTTTGACTGCAAACTTACTCTTGCTCCGCTTGAGTTTTGTTCAGATAATGCCCTAATGATAGCTAGAGCAGGACGAGAGAAATTTCTACGCAAAGAAACGCTAAACCACAAAGAGCTAGACATAAGTCCAAAAAGTAGAAATTTAAAGCTATAA